The region gcgcgcggccgtcGGATCCAGGgacgggcggcgccggccgcgggcAGGGGGCGTCCGTCGCGTGCACGCCGgatgggtgggtgggtgggtgcgTGACCGGCGTGATCGCTTCCTTCTTGGGTTTTGCCCTGCGTTTTTTCTCTAGTCACAAACAATTGTTTgtatctaattattttttatagatatttcatatttgatattgcttctgttttataatacaaGAGTTTTTAGCATTATCTATATTAATAGAGATGCTAATAAAACTACAGATATACAAACATTATGTATTGATTAAAGATAAATACATAGAAatagtcaaaatattttacaatatggcacagagggagtataatgatggaattaactactataaagttaaaaatctaagGAGCAGAAGATGATGAAccataatatatacatactttTTGCCAAAAGAACACCATTTAGCATTTCGAAAAGTGTGTGCGCCAAAACCGAGGAATAATATAGAGATAAGCCGGTAAAACAACACAATCTTGTTACTAATGTGGTAGTGACATTCCCTGGCTACATGAGCCCGATGGTGAGAATTCCCGATCTTCAGGTCAATGTCACTATAAATATTGATTGGTGAATCATAAAAGAATAGGACTAATATATCATTGATTCTAATAAGTATTACTATAAAGTAGATGTTGATAAAGGATCCACGCCTACTATTCGCATTCATAGCAATGGATTGGTTTGGAGGCGTTGGCATGCGAATCAGCAATGATGGGGAGTATTCTCTCCTTTTGAAAATAACTTCCATTTCTACCGACTTGTTTTGTTGCACAAATACTTAAGGGCCTCTTTAAATCACAGGAATAAAAATGCAgagaaataggaaaaacatataattttgacaggaatataagtgtaaaacagaggattgcaaaacacaggaaaaacgtaAAAATGGtcatttgattggaccacgtgaaaaaaacagaaaggTAAGGAAAGGtaaagactcaaaagattttttccataaggttctacctcttgttaaattttctccaaaacttgtatgggaagaggcattccataggaatttcataggatttcgtAGTGATGTGACCAAGCCTACCACTGATACAACCATTGCTCACATCAAtgagtacttgatggaaaAATCTTGGAGTCCTCTTTCCAACGAATCTAGCCCCGTCGTCAAATTCCATCTCGTTTGGTAACAATCCCAGAAACAAGGTGCCGCATCACCTATATTGGGCCAATGGGCTTGTAACTTCGTTTGGGACCCCGGCCCAAGAGGGGGCCAAGTGGTGTGAGCCCCAATCTGGTGGAGCACGACCCTAGGGCACCCTTAGTCGTCCTCCCGCCCCTGTAAATAGCTAGGTACCCCTTTAGGTTTTCGCGAGTTTTGttatattaaagtttagccTTTGCTACTTGCTTGTAGCGTGCGCGCCGGCTAGACCGCTCGTCTGCTTGTTTTTGGAACCCCAACATatcatttgaatttaattcctatttgcaatatcagattgtttttatcttgttcttgcttgtttcttcGATTTGCTCATAGGAATAAGGTTGATTTGCACCGGCAAGATCAACCACCCAAGAAGATGTGTATCGATCGCTAAGGCGCAACCCAACGTCTTGTACGGTTGTAGTCGGATCGTCAACGTTTCTCTCAAATTATAGTTATCACAACTCATCGAAAGATCGGGTCAGCCCCGTGCACATCACGTAGGgtttattcctttgattcaaagggatttgtaataaaaattttataggaacgaaatcctctaaaattactatgaatttcctttgaatcaaagggggccttaTTGAACTGGAGTTTGAGGTCTTATTCGGATCAAAGGATTCTCAAGGGAATTTTGAAGGAATATTGTTGCATAGGATTTTTAACTATCCTTTCATTCGGATCCAAGAAAGCTGACTTTAGGAAAATTGGAGGAAATTTTCCTTTGACACTGATTTCACCTGAAAACTACATGAAAAATGCATCCACCGcgagctcttttttttttcattttctttgaaaGAATAAGACAATCAAGTACTATCCTGTAATTCGAATGCTCTCAACCTCTATgttcctctgttttacatattcattatttcatttttctatacttttttctatcatgtgttttttctatCCTATAAATCGAATAAACCCTGAGAAATTAGGGTACTAGTTTATTGATGAAGTTTGAATAATTAGGGATAGGTTCATTTGAGTTTAAGGAAATAAAAGGCATTTTAATATTATGATTGTATACGTGTGGAATGTACTactatgcatatgcatatatgtgcaCCTAACTGTTGCAGCAAAAAATGGTGGAGAAGACCTTCCGTGGAAACTTCATACGAAAACACCCAAGGGAAGGGAGCAccacttttcccaaaaactcGACATGATATCGTGGAGGTTgcttttgtgaaaattacaTTAGTGGCTTTAATTAACTATAAGTACCAAGGacaggatttttttcattaattattttcaccATTGTGTAGAGTCTTAAAATAAACGGAAAATATTGGAGATTTAGTTCTCTCGATTATTGGGATTAGTCATTGACGCTTCGTAACTTTAGTTTGATCTTATCGGATGTGGTTTTGAGTTATCGGGGGTGAtggtttgataaaaaatatcaaattatatatttacaaacttaaaaataatttataaataaaacttttacatacttattcttaatattctaaaagtaaagagtgaaaaatagactttggtgaaaaataaatccaaaatcaactataaatttaatttaaggttaaaactttaatttttacttataatataagcgaaaaaaagaaaagatgaggatGTAAGCATTACggttacttaaaaaaaagacacggTAAATACATAACCGAACACCAGTCTCACAAGTGGTCCAACAAGCAAGCAGTGAGAATGGTTGACAAACTAACCTGACGTGGTTGGATGTAGAGAAGACCACCGGGTATTTCTCGTgtattttatgaaattttgaGGGACATAGGTGCAATTGTATCTACTAGCAGACATAAAATTAAACACAAGATTATGACGTTAGAAGTTGACTTTAGGACTTACACAATATTAGAGGGTGTCAAAAAATACTGATTGAGCATCAAAGTTTGAGAACTTCTTCTATTTCTTCTTTAAGTAAATTAAGAGGTTCTAAGTGAGTTTGCATGCAGACAACAATTTTTAAATGGGGAGGTTTTAGTACATAGAGAGGGAGGATTGCCTACCGGTGTAACTAGCAAGCAGTAATACTCCCTTCGTGTTTATAAATACATGacattgttaatttttatatataatatccatctatttaaaaatttagtttaaatattaaaaaatatcatgcttAAACTATctttagtgaaaaaacaaGTTAAGCCGTTTTAGCAAATAATGATACTTACATAGTTTTCTAATAAGTTACATGGTCAAACAGCCTATAAAAGTTTAAGAATGATTTAatgtagataaaattatgGTGAAAAGTCAGCACGAGCTCCAGCCTCTTAAaacttagggggtgtttgggtactcctaacttttttaaatccctgtcacattaaatatttagacgctaattagaagtattaaatatgaactattaataaaacccatatCATACTCTGTACTAGTACTAATTAGAAGTGTTTTACTTATTCCAATATAGATCGTGAAGTGGAGGTTATTCTCACGTTTGACGTTTCAAAGGATGCCTCTCAGTCCCATGCTTCTGCGTAAAAAGAACAGGCAAGCACATGGTTTTATGTAATCTGTCTATCCTTTATTTTCAAGACTATTTTGTCGTTCCCAAAAAATAGCTTGATCTGTCCTTGATGTTGGCACATGCAGGCTATATATAATGTCACCAAAAGAAgcattaaaaaagtcaaacctcATATATGTATCTATTTCCGCCTTCATATATGCCTAGACTATGTTCTTTGGTCTCAGTACATGTCCATGGTTTTATGACATAGTTATCAAGACTGTAAACTAGATAACCGAGCCAGATGAGTTTCATCccccataaaactcatctctcatctcatgaaattttcttatttaatgacCTTGCCAAGTCAACAATTTTGCTAATGTAGCATCctatttaatatgcatgacacccctataaaacatgcattgagactggcaTAACCTCAACTTCACGCTCTATATTATCTTGTTATCCGTAAacacgtttttcaaactaacaatgtttttttaaagttatagaaaaattgctttaaaaatcatatgaatttatttttaaattttttatagctaataattaattaatcatatagtaatttattgctatattttataCGCAGGTTACTGATCCAACCAAAAAAGCACACGGCTTAAGTGGACCCATAGATTCGTTGGATGGCTGCTGGCTTGAACTAAAGGCTATCAAAGTTTTTGAAACCAAAGGCTATCAAAGTTGAATCGGATTCCTCCGGCAGTAGATCAAATAGATTTAGCgcacaacttttttttcaagaacCAAAGGGCATAAACAGAGTTCACCAAACCATTTCCAAGCCAAAAAATGGAGGCCAGCGGTTTTTTTTCCAGTTTTCTTGAAAATCGTTTACTTTTGATAAAATCCGGTCAAATTTTGtcacaaatttaaaattcagttTGATAAGTTCGATTTTCGTGAAATTGACTGATTCGCGTTGGTTTTATAAACCCTTGTCATAAACATGTatactcttttttctttagaaaattaCCTTGCTTAGAAACGCCAATCATCTAGTGGCATTACAAACACGCCACATCTATCATGTTTTGTCACatgaataataaaagaaatgaaCAAGCACAACCATAGTTTTGTCATGATACAAATACGCAATGCATCAGATAATTAACTTGTTGTCGTATTGTTACCGGTTTGTGAACCGATGGTATTAGATGTGACATATAATCGtgtgaaaatttcaaaaaaaaaaacggagccATTTTTCAATTAGTGAAATGGACAGCATGTCTAGATCCCTAGCTTAGATACCTCACACAAGGTCAGATTAAGATTTGCACAAGAACAAAACACAGAAGAAAAGCTTTTCTTATTTGTTCATGATAACTGTTAAGTACAAAACAAGATAAGGACGTATATACTATTAAAATTGGATGTGCTCTGAGATAAGTACGATTAACAACGTCACTGTTTTGTTTTAgtactattattattttaagagCCTGTGATTATTATACAATTATAGAGGTGATGAATCATTGCTtccattgtttttcttttgtaaggATTATTTTCATTAGTGATGTGTAATTGGAATATGTGACCATGTTACTGTCAAAGTGTCAATGAACACGCCAACAGGTAGTGCAgaataatttgtatttttttttagcacCAAATAAGCATACAACACCTAGTGTTTGACTTTGTATTtaagaagaacaagaaaaagaagagtgTTAATTGAGAACTACTACGAATTTGACTATGGGAGGTTGAATGACAACGAAAAGAAATTAAGCATGTGAAAGGAACTTAATATTATTGTCATATCCTACTCATATTAAAGTGTTAAAAGAGTAGCTGGAGAAAGGTTGATGTTCCCTTATAATTTGACAAGGACATCTTACAAGATAAAAAGTGATGGATCGAAGGACATCAAAATAATTAGCCATTCCATCAATGCACCAAACAAGATGCTACTTTTGGCTTGCAATCTTCAAGAATAAGCTGTccacttattttcttttctccttgtGGTTATATGTTCTTAATGGCTCCAATGTCACCCATAAACCAAAACCACAAGCTCATCATGTGCAGACTACTGGATAGCTACaaatagggatgaaaacgggaCGGGAAAATCCGTCCCGACCGGCACCGTATATCGATTTTCTCGCCCGAATACCGTTTTAACAGGAAAAACAGGAAACCGGGAAAAAACAGGAAAAGCCGATGAAAACGGTAGCGAAAACGGTTGAGGTGTTTTCCCGACCGTTTTCACGGTTCCTGTATTTTCCCGGGATAATTCCCGTGGACATTCCCTTTTTGAACTTTACCATGATCTTATATTCTTATGAGTATATATTCTTATAAGTATGTGTTGATCAACTAATTTATATGATGTTGTATGttctcattaattattttatttattatgctAGTATCATATCCGCACTAATTTTGTTACGTTGAATATTTGAAGTGGTTATATGGTTTGTTATTCCCGTTTTGAAATATCGATTCCCGATCGTTATCGCCATGTTCCCGATCAAAATGAATCGTTTTCGAAATACCGTGTAACCGATTTCGTTTTCCCGATCGAGggtcccgctcccgctcccgttTCCGAGACAAAAATACAGGAACAATTATGGTTAGATAGTTTTCCCAACCGTTCCcgaccgttttcatccctagctACAAATTGAATTTCACAACTAGCATTTCTCTATGAATAAGACAGAACGAAAATTcaataagtacacaaatttcACAACCAAAACCACAGGCTCATCATGTGTAGACAGAACGAAAATTCAATAAGTACACAAAATTCAATAAACCAAAACCACAGGCTCATCATGTGTAGACTGCTGGCTAGCTACAAATTGAATTTCACAACTAACATTTCTCTAGGAATAAGACAGAACGAAATTTCAGCAAGTACACAAATTTCACACCAAATTCAATGGTTTCAGAGGCCCTAGCCATCAAAAGGGGGAAAATGTTAAAAGTTTCTCCTCGTATGTGACTTGGTGGCATGAGCCTCACAAGAATTCAAGTCATGTTTTGAACTAagctttttcaaaaaaatcagtttaaatatctaaaaacattttcaaacGGCCccgaaaaaatttaaaaaaaaaagaggaaacaCAAAATCGCAACGCTTAAATTGCAGTTTTGTTCGCTTGCTGAGAGTCTAAGGCCCAGCCCGAACACCCAAAAGGCTAGCGTTGTTTTCGCATGGGCTGAAAGACTGTCACTACAAGTATATATGGGCCCCCGTAAAGAAGTCCGTAGCCCATTGGGCCCAAAACGCGATATTGCGCGGCCCAGATGGGAGCGCCGCAATACCGTTCACGAATATTCGGGGATccgggagagaagaaaggagaCGAGACGACACCGGAGACGTCGccctcttctccttcttcttcccccaCCACGGCGGCGTGGGGTGGGGAAGAAGATCTCGTTAGCTCCGtgcaggaggaggtggcggcggcgtggagccGAGAGGTTgcatgcgcgcgcgcggccgctaCCGCAATCGCGAGGTGAGGTGAGCTTCCGGTCGCTGCTTAATCCCTTTCCTATGTTGGTTTTTAAGCCTGTCCCTCTGTAGAACGAGAGgacgcgtgcgtgcgtgcgtaggGTAGGTGTCCTGCGAGAGAAGCGTAATGCCGGCGCGAGCACCGGAGTTGCCCCGCCGTTTTTACTCGAATCTGCAACCGGGGTGCTGGTTCCCCCCTCCTCGTGGTGGACCGGTTGTTGGCCAGGAAGATGGTTAGCGAGAGGGTCCAGAGGCCTTAGCTTTCCGTTGCCTGTTCCGTGTGGTGCCCGGCGTTGAATGAATCGCCGAGCCGAGTCGATTGTTGTGAAGCGTGCAAATATCTCTCATTAGTTTTGTTTGGACCTAATCGTGCAGTTCAATTTGAGCAAAGCAATCGTGGGCATGCCCAAACTGCTCCTTTCGTTCATGACATTAGGTTAGTGATACTGAGCAATTATCAAAGAACAAAAGTCATTTCTACATTTTAGTAGGCTTTTTTGGATAATGGATAGAAATCTGACTTCTATATCCACAGTTAGTTATACTAAAGAACCGGATACCGCCTACAGAGAGAGGGGGTTTGGATCTATAGCCTTTAAATTTCCCGAGTATATCAAGTCATCTTGCTCGTCTTAAGATTCTGACCAAACATTAAGATATTGCAAGAGGCAAGACTCCCAAACATTAAGATATTGCAAGAGGCAATCAACAGGTGGTCTCCTAACTTATAGCAAAACGACAATCCAAAAGAATAGAAGGAGAGAAAGCAACTCACACCACGTAGTTTAAGGAGATAATAAAGCCGTGCGAAATTTAAATGCTTAAATTAAAttgcaaagaaaataaacttgcTTGACACAAGCTTGCTCTGAATTTTAACTCAAAAAAGTTTACACCGGAACTAGGTACAAAGTGAAGAGTAAttcttaaaataataaaataaagaggatTGATTACAAAAACCTAAGTACAAATTactctaaaaaatcaaatccccTAGGGCAACTCTCTCCAAAACAAAAGCCATATAGTCACATATCTCTTTCTCAAAGTTACAAGTGTATCATTAGGCCTCACCCCCTATCTATAGCCTAGAGGTGGCTAGAAACCCCTTGTAAAAGGTCCTGAATGCCCTTAGGAAGAAATCCTAACTCAGGTGCATTTTTGGCCCTAGGATCGTATCTTTATGATCTCTGATTTAACCACAACAGCATGGCCACATAGTAGACCACACAAATACGCTATGTCCGCAGAAAATCGTGCCATCAGGCCAGCCACGTTGCTTGCACGAACCATGCGCCAACAATGGATCTCGTGCAGCCAACAATGCTAGCGGGCTGGCCTCGGCCTCCTAGGCCACGTAGCCACGTGCCTTGCTTAGGCCAGTGGACTGCCTTTCCTTGCTGGCCAGCTGGGCTGCCAAGCCCTCGCTGGCAGTCGTGCACGCCCGCGCATCGATAGGGCCACGCTCCCCCGCTTGGTGGGTTGTTGCGGCCCACGCCTATTGGTGCGTCTAGCCTGGCCGGCCTTAGCCACGTGGGTTGTGTGCTACAAGTGCCCGTTCGCACCGCTCCCGGGCCGCCTTGCTTGAGTCATAGCCACCATGGGCTGCCACCTTCGCTTGCGCCTTCGTTGGGCCAGCTGTACACGCACCCGTGGCTAGGCCTCGGCCTTCACTGGGTCGCGTCGTGAgaaagggggagggagaggtcGACCTGGGCCTCCCTGCATTGAGTcgtctcctctcttcttctccttttctccTTCGCAAAACCGACACTTCTACTCAACCTTGTGAACCCGTTGCGTAGTCTTACCTGCATGGTGTCCTTCACCATGCGTCACCTTGGAATCAACCTTGTCACCTAGTATCTTGATCGTTTTGGACCTCAACTCCTCCCTGAGTTTAGTCCAGATTCACCGTTGACCAAAGTTGACCTCCAATAATTGCACACGGATGAAACAACACGACCATATGCGCACAGATGTTGCAACTTGACCTGGATTAGTCCAAACACGCATGCATACCGAGACCACCAATTTTCCATCAAAATACCAAAAAACAGCCAACATTTAGTAGACTAGAGAGAAAATTATGTGTTCTGTATGGATGCGCTATCTACTTGCATACCCTCTATGCCATTTTTTTCTGTCAACTATGCTTATGGGACTTTAACAATACATCCCCTCAACTTTTTTTCCACAACAGAGTAccatttttgttcttcttaGTTGATTCATCTAAGGCGAATAAATGGGAGTCCGTGAAGATTCAAGTCCTTTGGGAGGTCTAGATGGACTCTATGGGGTGCAGCTCGCAGGCCAGTCAACATACAATGATGATGAAGCTTTCAAAACTCACATTATGGATCCTGCGGCTTGTGAACCGCAGGATGGTGTTGGCACAAGCCGAAGATTGCTAATACGGTAAGTCATGGTTGTATCATTGTGTGCACCAACACGGTGAATACGATCCAAAAATCGTCGCAGATGGTGAATTCTGCCTAACTTTAACACTTTTATTTTGCACTGGCAGGCGACTCTGGCAACAAAGACCCCCATGCCTGAGGCCTATCCACTGTAGTCTCTCATGTATGGGCAACTAGCAGTAACGTTATCTATTCAAAATGGTCCGGTATCTTGTTTGCTGATCTGattgtttaaaatttattttggatcaGGTGATAAACATCCAGGCGAAACTATTGCTAATGTTGTCACCTCTCTCCCTTTCATTGTTCTTGGGCTGCAGACACCAAGGCAAGTGTATTTCTAAAACTTTAAAACTGATCCCATAAAGATCTGCTTTTTTGTTTGCTACCAAGCCTCGAACTAACAGTCATGTGCCAGTCCTGCAGAAAGAACTTGAACACTGCACTTTATGCAAACTCGCTAATTGGAGTTGGGATTGCTTCTAGTTTGTATCATACTTCGAGAGGACAAATCAGAAAATATATGCGGTGGGCAGACTATACAATGATTGCCACTACAACACTTGTAAGTGAGATATTCTTATAAAATAATCGATCAAGTTAAACCAGAATCTATGCTCTGCATACAGATACCCATTTTGAGAAGAAACATGTTATACATGTAACTAACTTGGTCTGTTTCAACTACTTGATGACTGAAGAGATCATCATTGTTTCTACAATTATTCCCATATGTTTTTAGGTAATTAAAGCTTTATTGAGCTTAGTCAATTACATCAAGGTGATAAAATCATGTTGAGATAACTCCCAGCCTCTACATAACTAGTCAGTCATACCCATATGTATTAGTTCTTGCGTATTGCACCGTGACACGTGAAAGCTGGTCCCTCTATGCATATTCGATATATCATCTTAGATGTGTAGTAGTAGTTGTTTTTGTGTTATTACATTATGATTGCAAATTGGATGGTTTATGTAAAgctatcttctttttttaatcttctgGAGATTTTGACTTGCCATGTTTCATGTAGTGTTTAAGCAGAGCGCTCCAAAACGAGCATCCAAAATTACTGATGGCAGCATCCACATTACTCCTACCTTTCCAGCCATTGGTGGTTTCAGCCGTCCACACTGGGATAATGGAGGCAAGTACTCCAAAGCTGAAAACATGCCATGCTCTAAGTTCTGACGGCAAGAAATGAATTCTTAGGATTCTCTCATTCATTCCGCACCCATCTATTTATCCATCGCATCAAATTCACAATCAACTGTAACTTTGTCTCTTCTTCCTCACCAGGTTTCATTCGCGAAGCGAGCATCCACAGACCCAGAGCTCAAGATGGCCCATAACCTACACAAGATGTCCTCCCTACTGGGAGGCGCCCTTTTCATCGCCGATGACGCCTTCCCAGAAACCCCCTACCTCCATGCGGCATGGCATCTGGCTGCAGCGTTGGGTGTGGGCACATGCAACAAGCTTCTTGAATGACGGCCGGAGGGGCAACCACGCCATTGCTGCATACTTTAGACGACTTTACTTTAGTTGTCAACAACCAGTTGATATGAATATGATAGATGTTCATCAACCTGCCGACATTGATCGTGTCACATTCCATAGGTTCACATTGAACCGGAGGAACATTGGCACAGTAGTTAGTGCTCTATACGGTGCCAGCTcttgcatgtataaatttgGGGTATATGTTAGTATGTATTGTATTATTGTCTATGAATGCTGTACCCTAGACCCCTAATATGTAAGCTTTGATTTAGCAGAAATATAGATGGATAATTCTAAGCAGGAGCCTGTGGGTTTTCAGTTTGTATTGAAGTTATCTGCAGCTTAGTACAAAATCCGTATTAGCAGGTTCTTTGGGTTGTGCCGAGGGTTTGCTTGGGGTGGTTTTCTCGAGATGGACTTTATGGGACAGTGGTAGACGAGCAATATGAATGGTTGTTGCTGCCCAATAACAGGGCAAGGAAGCTTAGCtcctatatattttcttttttcttatatttataatccaaattttaaattttaaaatttaaatttagagttgattttattttttcgtagtttatttttcggtctgctatagattgctaagaatatgtatataaaagttttactcataaattatgttttaatagttaaaaagttgttttgtttatgtttataaaaggcaaaaaagatgagactggtcttttagcttttttttcattgtcttcttgcttttttttttctttgcagttTTGAGACTTAGTCTTAATAGTTTCTTAACTTTTGGTTCATATGTCCACCTATGGATATAGAAGCCGAACTATTATGCATTATCCCAAGAGGGAGACTACGAAACGGGATATCATTTCAAAACGGGATATGTCtaatatttagatatcatGTCTAATACACATGCATTATGTTTGATACTTATGTGTATGACTAATATTTCAACGTGATAtcattttctagcatttgtGCTATCTTAAAATAAGGGTTATTCAGTTTTGCACTGTTGAACAGTGCTAAAGTGAGTTTTACATGTAAGGCCCCGTTCAGCAGTTGGTATATTAACCGACGAAGAACACAAtaacatattagtatatgattaattaattattaattataaaaaatagagaaatgggcttaatctaaattttaaagcaactt is a window of Oryza brachyantha chromosome 8, ObraRS2, whole genome shotgun sequence DNA encoding:
- the LOC102714113 gene encoding uncharacterized protein LOC102714113; this encodes MGVREDSSPLGGLDGLYGVQLAGQSTYNDDEAFKTHIMDPAACEPQDGVGTSRRLLIRRLWQQRPPCLRPIHCSLSCDKHPGETIANVVTSLPFIVLGLQTPRKNLNTALYANSLIGVGIASSLYHTSRGQIRKYMRWADYTMIATTTLCLSRALQNEHPKLLMAASTLLLPFQPLVVSAVHTGIMEVSFAKRASTDPELKMAHNLHKMSSLLGGALFIADDAFPETPYLHAAWHLAAALGVGTCNKLLE